TGATCTCCAGGTACATCGCCCCGTTCACCGCGTTCACCGGGGGTCGGTTCAGCCAGACCAGGCCGATCGTGTCCTCGCCCGAGAAGTCGATGAAGTTCCACTCACGCATGTCGCCACCCGCCCTTAAGTCTATCTCAGCTAATCCAGCCTTCGGCGATGGCTCGAAGGCTGGACCGCAATGCTGCGGGTAGACTACGCCTCGGTGAGCGCCACTTGTCAACAGCCACTAACGCAGATCAATCGAGTGCTCGAGCTCTCGCTTCCCAGATTCGGCGGACGTGGCGGGCTCGCGGCGCAGCGCGACGTGCCTTCTGCGTCGCGGCCGGCCGGCGCCGGGGAGCGTCACACCGTGCTGAGTGCCGGCCCGCGGCACCGGTCGGTCAGCAGCCCGGAGCAGCGCAGCGCCGCGCCGAGCCGGTGCAGCGGTCGCCGACGGCAGGGTGGTGCAGCAGCGCGTCGAACGGGCCCGCGAGCGCCATCGGCGCCCGCCTCGACGCCGCCGGCCGAGCCCCCCGAGGGCTCGTGGTCGGCGCGTCGTGCAGCGCCCCCTGCTGCGCGATGCGCTCGCCGGGCGGCAGCGCTACGAGCCGGGGCTGCTCAGACGTGCACGATGACCTGCGTGCCGTCGACGGTCACCGGATAGCTGCGCACCCGCACCCGGTCGGGGTCCACCCAGGAGCGGCCGGTGCGGACGTCGAACTCCCACTGGTGCCAGGGGCAGCGCAGGATCTCGCCGCGCCGCTCGTAGCGGTACCGGCCCGGCGCGGGGGAGGTGACCGCCCCGGACAGCGCGCCCCGGCACAGCGGCGCGCCCTCGTGCGGGCAGGCGTTGCGCAGCGCGACGTACCCGTCGGCCAGGTGGAACACGCCGATCGAGCGGCCCTCGATCTCGACGATCTTGCGGCCGCCGGGCGGGATCTCGCCGACGGCGGCGACCACGACGGTCCTCACGCCGCGAACCGGTACTGGGCGCGGGCGTTGTCGTACATGATCCGCTGGTGCAGGTCGGCGGGCACCCGGGTCCGGAACGCGCGCTGCGGGTCGTCGAAGTCCCAGTGCGGGTAGTCGGTGGAGAACATCAGCACGTCCTGCCCGATCTCGCGCAGCAGCGGGACGAGGTCGCCCGGCCGCTCGGGCTCCTCCATCGGCTGGGTCGTGATCCGGATCCGGTGGCGTAGGTAGTGCGACGGCGGGTGCTCCAGGTCGGGCACCTCGTCGCGCAGCCGGTGGTGCAGCGCGTCGAGGCGGGCCATCAGCGCAGGCACCCACGCGAAGCCGCCCTCCATCAGCACGACCCGCAGGGCGGGGAAGCGGTCGAAGACACCCTCGAAGATCAGGCTGCTCACCTGCGCCTGGAACGCGACGGCGAGCCCGGTGTGGTCCTCGATGTAGTAGGACGGCCAGCCGCTCGCGGTGGTGGGCCCCGGGGTCGTCGAGGCCGCGTGGATCCCCACCGGCAGCCCGGCGCGGCAGGCCGCCTCGTAGATGGGCCAGTAGCGGCGCTTCCCGAGCGGGGCCATGCTCCGCGGGTACAGCAGGACCTGGACGAAGCCGTGGTGCGCCGCCGCCCGGTCGATCTCCACCGCGGCGAGGTCGGGCGACTCGAACGGCACGGTGACCGAGGCCCGCAGCCGGCTGTCACGCTCCAGCCAGTGCTCGACCTGCCAGTCGTTGACCGCCGCGGCCAGCGCCGCGCCGAAGGCGTCGTTGCGCTGCTCCGGCGCCCGGTACAGGCAGTTGAGCACCGCGTGCTCGATGCCGTAGGCGTCCAGCAGCTGGGCGCGCATGAAGTCGAGGTCCGAGCCGGGCAGCCCGCCCGACGGCGGCCAGGCGTCGCGTCTGCTCGCGAACCGCGCCGCCTTCGGGTAGGCGTAGCCCTTGGTGAAGGGGGAGAACGTCCGCGACCCCACGAGGTCCAGGTGCCGGCGCCACCGGGCGGGCAGGTACGGCAGCAGCGCCGCGTCCGAGGACACCGCGTTGTGGACGTCGCAGTCGATCAGGCCGGTGCCGCGCATGCCGATCCCTCCAGGCCGTACAGCCGGGCCGCGTTGCCGCCCAGTACCTGCGCCCGCTCGGCGGGCGAGAGCTGCTCCAGCAGCATGGTCGCCCCGTCACCGCGGTGCCAGTGCGGGTAGTCGCTGGCGTACAGCAGCATCCCGGCCGACCCGAGCTGGGCGAGGCAGCGCTCCACCTGCTCCCGGCCCCAGTCGGGCGCGGCGTCGAACGGGGCCACGCTCAGCAGCACGTGCGCGCGGATCAGGCTCGACGGCGGCCGGTCGACCCACGGCACCTCCTGGCGCAGGGCCTTCCAGTTCTTGTCGAAGCGCCACATCAGTGACGGCAGCCAGGTCACGCCGCTCTCCAGCAGGACCACCCGCAGGCCGGGGTGCGCGGCGAACACGCCTTCGCACACCATGCTGACCAGCTGGGACTGCAGGGTCAGGGCGGCGCCGGCGTAGTCCTCGACGTGGTGCGAGGGCCAACCCACCGGGGAGAGCGGGCCGGCCCCGGCGACACCGGGATGGATCGCCACCGGCAGCCCCGCGGCTTCGGCCGCGGCGTAGACGGGCCAGTACGCCCGCCTGCCGAGCGGGTCGGGGGCCGAGGCGAGCAGCAGGACCTGGACGAAGCCGGGGTTCCCGGCCGCGCGGGCGATCTCGTCCGCGGCCGCGTGGGGATCCCGCGGGGACACCACGATCGAGGCCCGGAACCGGGGGTCGGCGGCCAGCCACCGCGCGGCCTGCCAGTCGTTGAGCGCGGCCGCCAGCGCAGCCGACCAGTCGGGGTTGTGCACGGCCTGCACCGCGTACAGGCAGTTGAGGACGGCGTGCGTGGCGCCGGCGTCATCCAGCACGTGGGCACGCAGGAGCCCGGGGTCCGAGCCAGGCGGCCCACCGCCGACGCGCGCGTCCGGCCGCGCGGACAGCGGGCTCGCCGGCGGGTAGAACGCGGGGTCGAAGCCCTCCACGCCGCTCTCCACGCAGTAGTCGACCCACCGGTCCGGCAGGAACGGGAACAGCGCGGACAGCTCCGGCACGGCGTGGTGCACGTCGCAGTCGACTCTCGGCGCGGCCACCGTGCGTCCTCAGGCCGACCGGGCCGTCGCACGCCTGCGGAACGACCACATCTGCGGGCCGCGCTCGACCTCGAGCCCGACGTCCCACGGCGTCCCCGGCGGGCCGGCCTCCCGGCGGAACGAGGCGGTCATCCGGCGGGCCAGCGCCGGGTCGGCGCCCAGCGGGGCGGCGAGCTCCCGGGCGGCCGCCTCGACCTCGGCGTCCGGCAGGGCCTGCCACGCCAGCCCGAGCTCGGCTGCCCGCGCGCCGTCGATCTCGCGGCCGAACAGCCCGACCGCGGCCGCCGCGTCGCGCCCGGCGGCCCGGGCGAGCAGGGTGTAGTGCCCGCCGCCCGGGTGCACCCCGATCCGCAGGAAACCCGGGATCAGCCTGGCGTCGCGCGCGACGATCCGCAGGTCGGTGGCGAGGGCGAGGTTGAGCCCGGCGCCGACCGCCGGGCCGCGCACGGCGGCGACGGTGGCCACCCGGCTGCACCCCACCCGCAGGAAGGAGCCGTACAGCGCGTCGATATGGCGCTGCGCGTCGTCGTCGAGCGGATCGGCGGCGGCGCCGTCCAGCACCCCGAGGTGCGCACCCGCGCAGAACGACCCACCGGAGCCGCGCACGACCGCGGCGCCGACGTCGTCGCGGGCGTCGATCTCGTCGAACGCCGCGATCAGCTCGGCGGCCATCTCGACGGTGAGGGCGTTGCGTCGCTGCGGCGCGGCGAGCGTGACGACGGCGACCCCCTCGTCGATCTCGCACCGGACCTCGGTCATCCCGCCGCCTCCTCTTCCGCCACGACGACCCCCGCCTGCGCGAGCCGCCGGATCTCCTCCCGGCCGTAGCCGAGCTCGGTGAGCACCTCCACGCCGTGCTGGCCCAGCCGCGGCGCCGGCGGCGGCCGCTCCGGATGCCCGCCGCCGAAAGCGACCGGGAACCGGGCGAGCCGCAGCGTGCCCTCGGTGGGGTGTTCCACCCGCTCGAACAGCCCGACGGCGGCGAGGTGCTCGTCGTCGAACAGGTCGGGCACGGACCGGACCGGCGCCGCTGGGATCCCCGCCGCCTCGAGCGCCGCGAGCCAGGCGTCGGTGGGCCGGGCCACGAGCTCGGACTCGACGAGCCCGTACAGCTCGTCGACGTTGCGGGTCCGCTCGGTGATGGTGCGGTAGCGCGCCTCGTCGGCCAGCTCGGGCCGGCCGACCAGCGTGAAGAACGCCCGCCACTGCGCATCGGTGTAGACCATGACGCTCAGGTAGCCGTCGGCGGTGCGGTACGGCTTGCGGAACGGCGACGCCGTGCGCGCGTAGCCGGCCGCGCCGCGCGGCGGGTCGAAGACGTACCCGCCCTGCTGGTCGAGCAGCATGAAGGTGACCATGGACTCGAGCATCGGGACCTCGATCGCCTGGCCCCGGCCGGTCCGTCCGCGCGCGAACAGGGCCGACGCGATCGCGCTGGCCGCCATGATCCCCACGACCTTGTCGGCCACCGGCGTGCGCACGTAGGCCGGTTCTTCCGACCCGCCCTGCACCGCGGCCAGCCCGCAGCCGGCCTGGATGACGTCGTCGTACGCGGCCCGGTCGCGGTACGGCCCGTCGGCGCCGAACCCGCGCAGCGCGCAGTGAACCGCGGTCGGGTTCACCGCGGAGATCCCGGCGTAGTCGATGCCCAGCCGGCGCGCCGCGTCGGGGCGGACGTTGTGCACGATGACATCGGCTTCCGCCACCAGCCGCTGCAGCACCTCGCGGCCCGCCGGGTCCTTCAGGTCGAGCGCGATGCTGCGCTTGCCCTGGTTGGCGTTGAGGAACACCGGGCCCATCCCGGTGCCGCGCTCGTCGCCGATGTAGCGGACGACGTCGCCCGACGGGGCCTCGACCTTGACGACCTCGGCGCCCATCTGGGCCAGCAGCAACGTGCAGTAGGGGCCCATGAACGTCGTGGTGAGATCCACGACGCGGACCCCGGTGAGGGGACCCGTTTCCGGCGGCGTCACCACGGTTCCCTCCCGGCTGTGAGATCGGCCAGCACCTGCTCGGTGTGCGCGCCCAGCGCGGGCGCGGGACTGTGCATGCGACCCATCGTCGCCCCGTCGCGCAGCACCGGGAACACCACGTGTCGCCCGGCGGAGCTCTCCGCGACGACGCCGCGGGCCCGCACCTGCGGGGAGCGCGCGGCCGCGGGCACGGTCAGCGCCCGGTGCGCCGGGATGTCGGCCGCGGCGAACGCGGCCAGCCACTCGGCGGCCGGCCTGGCGCGGACCGCGCGGCGCAGCAGCGC
This sequence is a window from Pseudonocardia petroleophila. Protein-coding genes within it:
- a CDS encoding amidohydrolase family protein — its product is MAAPRVDCDVHHAVPELSALFPFLPDRWVDYCVESGVEGFDPAFYPPASPLSARPDARVGGGPPGSDPGLLRAHVLDDAGATHAVLNCLYAVQAVHNPDWSAALAAALNDWQAARWLAADPRFRASIVVSPRDPHAAADEIARAAGNPGFVQVLLLASAPDPLGRRAYWPVYAAAEAAGLPVAIHPGVAGAGPLSPVGWPSHHVEDYAGAALTLQSQLVSMVCEGVFAAHPGLRVVLLESGVTWLPSLMWRFDKNWKALRQEVPWVDRPPSSLIRAHVLLSVAPFDAAPDWGREQVERCLAQLGSAGMLLYASDYPHWHRGDGATMLLEQLSPAERAQVLGGNAARLYGLEGSACAAPA
- a CDS encoding Rieske (2Fe-2S) protein codes for the protein MRTVVVAAVGEIPPGGRKIVEIEGRSIGVFHLADGYVALRNACPHEGAPLCRGALSGAVTSPAPGRYRYERRGEILRCPWHQWEFDVRTGRSWVDPDRVRVRSYPVTVDGTQVIVHV
- a CDS encoding enoyl-CoA hydratase/isomerase family protein; amino-acid sequence: MTEVRCEIDEGVAVVTLAAPQRRNALTVEMAAELIAAFDEIDARDDVGAAVVRGSGGSFCAGAHLGVLDGAAADPLDDDAQRHIDALYGSFLRVGCSRVATVAAVRGPAVGAGLNLALATDLRIVARDARLIPGFLRIGVHPGGGHYTLLARAAGRDAAAAVGLFGREIDGARAAELGLAWQALPDAEVEAAARELAAPLGADPALARRMTASFRREAGPPGTPWDVGLEVERGPQMWSFRRRATARSA
- a CDS encoding amidohydrolase family protein; the encoded protein is MRGTGLIDCDVHNAVSSDAALLPYLPARWRRHLDLVGSRTFSPFTKGYAYPKAARFASRRDAWPPSGGLPGSDLDFMRAQLLDAYGIEHAVLNCLYRAPEQRNDAFGAALAAAVNDWQVEHWLERDSRLRASVTVPFESPDLAAVEIDRAAAHHGFVQVLLYPRSMAPLGKRRYWPIYEAACRAGLPVGIHAASTTPGPTTASGWPSYYIEDHTGLAVAFQAQVSSLIFEGVFDRFPALRVVLMEGGFAWVPALMARLDALHHRLRDEVPDLEHPPSHYLRHRIRITTQPMEEPERPGDLVPLLREIGQDVLMFSTDYPHWDFDDPQRAFRTRVPADLHQRIMYDNARAQYRFAA
- a CDS encoding CaiB/BaiF CoA transferase family protein: MVTPPETGPLTGVRVVDLTTTFMGPYCTLLLAQMGAEVVKVEAPSGDVVRYIGDERGTGMGPVFLNANQGKRSIALDLKDPAGREVLQRLVAEADVIVHNVRPDAARRLGIDYAGISAVNPTAVHCALRGFGADGPYRDRAAYDDVIQAGCGLAAVQGGSEEPAYVRTPVADKVVGIMAASAIASALFARGRTGRGQAIEVPMLESMVTFMLLDQQGGYVFDPPRGAAGYARTASPFRKPYRTADGYLSVMVYTDAQWRAFFTLVGRPELADEARYRTITERTRNVDELYGLVESELVARPTDAWLAALEAAGIPAAPVRSVPDLFDDEHLAAVGLFERVEHPTEGTLRLARFPVAFGGGHPERPPPAPRLGQHGVEVLTELGYGREEIRRLAQAGVVVAEEEAAG